The window ATCTTCGATCGAGCACCGGCGCCGGCTTCGGCACCGGCTTCGGCGGTCACGGCGCGGACGCGGGGCTCCCCGGTCACCGGATCAGTCGCTCTGGTCGTGGTCGGCGGAGGCGTTGAGGGAGGTGATCAACGTGCTGAGGCGGGAGTTCCAGTTCTGGGCCGTCTGCCCGTCGATCGCGTGCTTCTTGGCGATGTCCCGGACTGTTTTCTGGGCATTCTTCAGCTCCTGCGCGGCGTCCTCCTCCTTGCCCTGGTTGAGGCGCGCGGCGGCGCCGTCGAGGGTGTGCAACAGGTCGAGCTGGCGGTCGCGCTCCTTGGTCATCTGGGTTTGCGCCACCGCCCCGCGAAGGGCGTTGAGCTGGACGGCCGGGGCCTGGCCGCGCGGCGGGGTAGTGGCGGCGCTGGGCGTGGCCGACGGGGTCGGGAGCGCCGTCGGGGTGGTGGGCGCGGCCGTGGTCGGCGTGGGCGTCGCGGCGGCCGAGACCGACCGGGTCGGCTTGGGCGGCGGCGCGGCGGTGGGCGTGGCCGGGTCGTCGAAGGCGGTGATCGCGAGCATCGCGGCGCCCGCGACCCCCACCAGGCCCAGCGCGCCGAACAGCAGCGGCTTGCGGCGGCTCTCCCGGACGGGCCCCTCGCCGTCCGGCACGGGGGCCATCGCCGGCACGGGCGCCATCACCGAGGTCGCGGCGGGCGCGGGCCGGAACGGGACCGGCGGCAGCAACTGGGTGGCCTGACCGGCCGCACCGGTGGCGAGCAGCTCACTGGTCGGGTCCGAGAAGGCCAGCCCCGGAATCGTCGCCAGCAGCTCGGCGCGCGCGGCCGCGCCGGTGCCGGGCCGGTCGGCCGGGTCCTTGGCGAGCAGGCGCAGCACCGCCGCGTCCAGTGCCGGCGGCACCCCGGCCCGCCGCGCGGACGGCGGCAGCGGCTGCTCGGTGACGTGCTTGAACGCGATCGCCACCGGCGTCTCGGCGGTGAACGGCGGTGCGCCGGTGAGCATCTCGGTCAGCACGCAGCCGACCGCGTACAGGTCGGTGCGCCCGTCCAGCTCGGCGGCGGTGGCCTGCTCGGGCGACAGGTAGGCGGCCGTGCCGAGCACCATCGCCGCCTGGGTGAGGTTGCTGGACGACCCGGCCCGGGCGATGCCGAAGTCGACGACCTTCACCCCGCCGTCGTTGGTGATCATGATGTTGCCGGGCTTGATGTCCCGGTGCACCAGGCCCGCGCCGTGCGCGACCTCCAGCGCCTCGCAGACCGCCGCCGCGATGCCGACCGCCCGTTCCACCGGGAGCCCGGGCTGCTGGGCGAGCAGGGTGGCCAGCGAGAGGCCGTGCACCAGCTCCATGACGATGTACGGCGAGCCCTGGTCCACGCCGGAGTCGAAGACCATGACGATCCGCGGGTGCACCAGCATCGCCGCGTGCTGCGCCTCGCGGCTGAACCGCTCGGCGAAGCGCGGGTCGTCGGCGAGGCCTCCGTTGAGGACCTTGACGGCCACCTGACGGCCCAGCACGTGGTCCACGCCCCGCCAGACGGTGGCCATCCCGCCGACGCCGAGTATCTCGACGAGTTCGTACCGTCCGTTAAGCGCCCGTCCGATCACCTGGAACCGCTCCCCTCACGTGCCCTGCCCGGGGCCCCGGACCGCCTCGTGCACGTGTGCACGATAGCCCCCGGCGTCAACGTGCCCGGGCGGAGCGTGCATCGGGCTCCCGTAGCCCGGGGCGTCGTACCCCGGGGGCCAGGTACCCCGGGGCCTGGTACCCGGAAGGCTGGTGGCCCGGGGCGGCGGTGGTCTCGGCGGCCTGCCGGGAAGGGGTGGCGGCCGGGGAACCGGGCAGCGGTTCCCCGGCCGCCGGCTCGTGGTCGTACAAGGTGACGGTCACGGTCGGGTCCAGGTCTGGTCTCGCGGAGTGCAGGTGCGCTGGGTGCGCCCTGCGGCCCGCCCGACTGCGGGGCGGGCGGGCCGTGGGGTGCGCCCTGGCCGGGCCGGCGGCGCGTCCGGGGTGCGCCGTCCGGTCCGGCCGGAGCCGGCCGGGTGGACGGTTGGCACGGGGGAGCCGACCGGCCACCCGGGGTCTGCGGGTGGTGAGGTTGGAGCGGTCCTGCGGTCCTGCGGTGGAGCGGTGGAGCGGTCCGGATGAGCGACGGGCCCGGGGGGTTTCGCCCGCCGCCCATCCGGAGTTCTGGGGTTACCTCCCCGGAGGGGAGTCGGCGGACTGCCCGGAGCGGTCGGGCTTCGGCAGGACGCCGGGAAGCGTCGGCACCGCGGTCGGCAGCGGGCCGGGCCCGCTCCCGCCGCCACCGGAGCCGTTCTTCCCGTCGGCGGTCTTGCCGTCGTCCTTCTTTCCGCCGTCGCGGCCGCCGCCGTCGGTGCTGCCGGGGCGGGACGGGGACGGGACGGCCTGACGGTCGTCGTCGTCCTTGTGCCGCAGGACCTCCCCGCAGTACTCGTCCACCTTGTCCGGACCGCCGGCCGCCGCGACCAGCGCGGCGAACTGCGGATCCGTGACCAGCGGGCGTGGGTGCCCGCCCTTGCCCTTCCGGTCGGTGTAGCCCTGGCAGAGCGCCACCAGCGCGGCCCTGGCCTGCTGGCCCCTGGTCTCCGTGGAGGCCGAGGGCGAGACGCCCGGCGACGGCGGCTTCGCCGCACCGGTGGACGGACCGGCGGTGGACGTCCCGGCGGACGGCCCGACGGTGGACGGTCCGGTGGTGGACGGTCCGGTGGTGGACGGCCCGGTGGAGGGCCGGCGCGTGGACGAACCGCTGTCCGCGGCGGACGAGGCGACCGGGGCGGAGGAGGCCGTGGCGGGCGCCAGCAGCGAAGGCCTCGGCTCCTCGGAACCGCCGCCGAGCGCTGACGGAAGGTTGCCCGTCCCGGCCGCGACCGCCACACCGCCGAGCGCAGTGGCTCCGAGCACGACGGCAACAGCCTTCGTGCTGAAGGCCCTGGCCAGCGCGGCGGTTGCCATCGATCGTCTCCGGACGGGTGCGGATGGAGCGGGAACAGCGGGGACGGGCGCGAGACGGGCCTCCCGGAACGCGGCCAGGGCGGCCTCCTCACCGGCCAGCTCATCCGCCACCGCTGGGGCGGCGGCGGCGGCCAACACGTGGGCAACCCCCGTACGCCCGGTACTGGCATCCGGTCCGGTGAGCGAGGCGTCCTGCCCGGCCGACGGGCCGCCCACGGCACCGCCGAGCAACTGCTCGGCCGTGTCACGGTCGATCCGACGGGATCGGTTGGTGCTCATCTCATGTCCTTCAGCGTCGCGGCCCTGCGTTCTGTCACACCCTGCGGAGGAACTCTTTTCCTGCCGTCCTCCGCGCTCTGTCCGACGCCTCTTCCGGCACCCCCCGCCCCGGCCGGTCCGGCAGGCCCTGCCGTTGGCCGGGCCGGCTGCCCGGACGGCCCGGTCGCCGGCCGGTGCGCCGGAATTCCCACACCCGCCGCGAGGGGCTGCTCCAGCAGCTTGGCCAGCCGCTTCAGCCCCCGGTGCGCGGCCATCCGGACGCTGCCGGACTTCTTGCCGAGCACCCGGGCGGCGCTCTCCGCGTCCAGCTCCATCACCACCCGCAGCAGCACCGCCTCGGCCTGGTCACGCGGCAGCCGGGAGATCAGGGCCAGCGCGTCCGCCGTGCCGACGGCGGCCAGCGCCGCCCCCGCTGTGTCGTCCCCGGCGGCCAGCTCGGCCAGGTACTCGAAGGGCAGGTCGGCGACCGGGCGGCGACGGCGGGCGCGCAGGTGGTCCAGCGCGCGGTTGCGGGCGATGGTGGCGGCCCAGCCGCGGAACCCGTCCCCGTCGCCGGAGAAGGTCCGCAGGTCGCGGGCGATCTGCAGCCAGGCCTCGGAGGCGATGTCCTCGGCGTCCTGCGCGTCCTCGGGCCGGCCGCCGACGAGCACCCGGAGGTAGCGGAGCAGGCCCGGCTGGACGCTCCGGAACAGCAGCCGGAACGCCTCCTCGTCCCCGTCCTGCGCCGCCCGCACGGCCTCGGACAGGTCGACGGCGGTGCCCGGCCCGGCGGGCGGGACCGCGGGCGGCCCCACGGACGCGGTGGACGGCGGGCCGGGCGGGGGGCCGCCGGACACCGGTGCCGGTCCGGACCGGCCGACGGGGTTGTCGGTGCCCGCTCCGGGGCGCTCTGCACTCTGCACCCGCCACATCATGCGCCATTCGCGCCGCCCGTCCGACCCGCCCGGCCCTCCACGACGTGCTCCCGCGCTCCCGCTCCCCCCGCTCGCGGGCCACCGTCTACGCCGCCCCTGCCCTCCGGCACGCCCCGGCGGAGACCGGCATCGAGACCTGGCGGGCCCGGATCGGCGAGGTGCTGCCGGTCGGCGAGGACGTCTGGTGGGAGGTGCGGCAGGGACCGCGCCGGCGGGTCGCGCTGGACGACTCGATCGCCGCCGTCGACCACTACGGCCTGCCCGATCTGCGGCGCCGGGCCGAGCGGGACCGCACCGGCACCGGCGAGACCTGTCTCTGGACACCGCCCGGGCTGAAGCAGGTCAACGCCGTCCTGCCGGCCGCCTCGGTGGCGCGGATCCAGCGCGCCGAGCTGGTCGACGAGGAGCTCGTCCTGACCGGCGCGTGGACCGGGGCGGACACCGTCGCGTGGTCCGGGGCGGACACGGTCGCGCGGACCGGGGCGGACGCGGTCGCGCGGACCGTCCTCCAGGGCGTCGCCCGCGGGTTCCTCTCCGTCGGGGACGAGCGCTTCCGCACGGTGCGCTGCGTGGACACCCCCGGCCGACCGCTCTGGCACATCGCCCGCCCACCGGCTGAACGCGCAGGTCAACGGCGCTGTCATGGTGCGCGTCGTGACAACTGTCATGCGGATCCCGCAACGGACGACACTGCTCTGACGCAGGGTCGGCTCGGGAGACTGGAGGCACGACGCGGGCACCGGCCCGCAGGCCGAGCACCAGTCAGGGGAGAGCCCACCATGAGCCAGACCGCCACCACCGCCACCGCCACCGCCACCGCCACCACCGCCGGGACCGCCGCCGCCAAGGCCCCGAACCCGCTGGCCGCCACGCTCCGCCCGCTCGCGCTGGACGTCGTGACCCCGCTGGCCGGCTACTACCTGCTGCACTCCGCGTTCGGGATGAGCCAGTTCGCCGCCCTCGCCTGGAGCGGCGCCGTCCCGGCCGTCCGGACGGTCGTCGGCCTGGTCCGCGAGCGGAAGGTCAACCTGTGGGCCTCGATGATGCTCGGCGTGAACGTGATCGGTCTGGCGCTCACCACCGTGACCGGCGACGCGCGGTTGATGCTCGCCAAGGACGGCGCGCTCAGCGGCTCCCTCGCACTGGCGATCCTGGTCTCCGTCTTCCTCGGCCGGCCGATGATGTCGCCGATGCTGATGCCCTTCCTGACCAAGGGCGACCGGGCCCGCTCCGCCGCCTGGCAGCGGCTGGCCGACGGCCGGGCGGCCCGCTCGCGCTCCTTCCGCCGCTACGAGCGGCTCTTCTCCGGCATCTGGGGCACCGCCCTGCTGACCGAGTGCGTGGCCCGGGTGGTCGGCGCCTTCACCCTGCCGGTCTCGACCATGGCCTGGCTGTCCACCGCCTTCCTGATCGGCGCGATCGCGGCCGGCTCGGTGCTCGGCCACCGTGCCGCAGACCCGATGGAGAAGCTGGTCCGCGCCGAGGCCGCCGAGCCGACCGGCCTCTGAACCACCAACCGCCGCGCACCGCAAGCACGTTGACCTCCATGATCCACCGCACCCGCACCACCCGTCCGACCCGCTCCACCCCGCCCGCCCCCGACGGCCTGCCGCACGGCAGAGGAACCATCGGGACGGCTCCGGAGTCCATATAACGAGGGGGTAACGGACCCCCGGCGAGGAACGGGGATCCTGATGAGCCGGACGCACGCGCTGACCACCACCGAGGACCGCACGCTCGACTGGGACGGTTGCCTCAACGTCCGCGACCTCGGCGGCCTGCGCACCGGCGACGGCACCCGCACCGCCCACCGCGCGATCGTCCGGGCCGACAACCTCGACCGCCTCACCGCCGAGGGCTGGGACACCCTGCTCGACCACGGCATACGCACCGTCGTCGACCTGCGCAACATCGAGGAGTACCGCCCGCTCCTCCCGCTCCCCGAGGACGTCCAGCTGGTCCGCGTCCCACTGGACGAACTCGCCGGCCCCGCCTGGTGGGAGCGGTACGGACGACTGGACGGCACCCCGCTCGCCCTCCGCCCCTACCTCGACCACTGCCCGCGCGCCGCCGCCGAACTGGTCGCCACCGTGGCGGGCGCCCGGCCCGGCGGGCTGGTCGTGCACTGCGGCGCCGGTCGTGACCGCACCGGCCTCGCCGCCCTGCTGCTGCTCGCCCTCGCGGGCGTCGAGCCGTCCGAGATCGTCGCCGACTACCTGCTCAGCGCGGCCAACGTCCGCCCGCTGTACGGCATGCTCGGCCTGCCGGACCAGTACCGCCGGATCGACACGGTGCTCGCCGAGGCCGGCACCACCGCCGAGGCCGCCCTCCACGCCACCCTGGAGGGCTTCGACCCGGCCGGCTACCTGCTGGCCGCCGGCGTCGACCCGGCGGACCTCGCCGCCGTCCGCTCCCGCCTGCTGGACTCCCGCCCCGACCACACGATCTGACGCTCCGTCCGCTACGTCAGCTCCGCTACCAGAGCCGGTCGATCTCACCCGGGTGGAGGGCGATCCGACTGCCCGGGAAATCCGCCCGGTGCCGGCGGGCGCGCTCCGTGAAGAAGCCCGCCATGGTCACCTTGTCGAAGCCCTCCCGGTCGCTGGGGAACGGCAGTTCGGGCGTCCCGCCGACCAGCACCGCGCCCGGCAGCAACTCCCAGCCGGCCCCTTCGTAGAAGTGCCGGAGCACCCGGTCGCAGGTGAAGAGCCCGAGGTCCGCGCCGCCCTCCTCGACGAGGGCGCGGGCGGCCGCGACCAGCCGGCGCCCGTACCCGCGGCCGCGCTCCACCCGGTCGGTGACCACGGCGCTCAGCCCGCACGCCGCGTACGTCCGCCCGGCGTGCTCCAGCCGCTTGGAGAGCACGTCGAGCGCGGCGACCACCCGGCCGCCGTCCAGCAGCAGCATCGACACCGGGCGCAGCGCCGGGTCGTGCACCGGAGCGGTGGACGGCGCCGGCGGCCCTGGCCAGGCCTGCTCCTGCAACCCGGCCACCTGGAGCTTGAGTTCGTCCGGCACGGCGGTCTCCGGAAGCGTGACTATGCGCATGCCCCTCCCAGGGTCGTCGCCGCCGTCCGCTCTGGCAGACTCCGGGCGTGATCCTCCGAACCGCGACCCGCCAGGACCTGCCCGCCGTCATCGCGCTGCTCACCGACGAGGACGGGGTGACCGACCCCGCCACCGTGCAGGTCGACGAAGCCTACGCCCGCGCGTTCGCCGCGGTGGACATGGACGCCCGCAACGAGTTGCTGGTGCTCGACGAGGGCGACGGGACGGTGCTCGGCTGCCTCCAGCTCACCTACATCCCCGGTCTCGGCCGACGCGGCGAGGAGCGCGCCCTGATCGAGGCCGTCCGGGTGCGCGCGGACCGCCGGGGCGGCGGCCTCGGGCGGGACCTGCTGACCCGGGCCGTCGAGCGGGCGCGCGGGCGCGGCTGCACGCTGGTCCAGCTCACCAGCCACAAGCGCCGCACCGAGGCGCACCGCTTCTACGCCTCACTGGGCTTCGCGCGCAGCCACGACGGGTTCAAGCTGTCCCTCTGAACGCACGGGGTGGGCGGGGCGGGCAGGGGCGGGCGGGCCGCGGGTGCGGGCCGCGGGTGCGGGCCGCGGGTGCGGGCCGCGGGTGCGGGGTGCGCGGAGCGGGGTGCGCGGAGCGGGGTGCGCGGAGCGGGGTGCGCGGAGCGGGGTGCGCGGAGCGGGGTGCGCGGAGCGGGGTGCGCGGAGCGGGTGCGGTAAATCGTTCGCGGTCGTTCGCCCCGGGCGGAGATACTCGCGCCATGGTGCGCTTCTCCGACTTCGACACCCGCAACTACCCGACCGTGGACGTCCGTACGGGCTACGCCCAGTGGGTGGAGACGTACGAGAGAACGGTCGAGGACGCCATGGACCTCGCGGTGCTGGAGCGGCTCGCGACCCCCGACTGGGCGGAGGTGACCCGCGCGGCCGACCTCGGCTGCGGCACCGGGCGCACCGGCGCCTGGCTGCGCGGGAAGGCCGCCGACGGCCTGGTCCTGGACGGCGTGGACCTCACCCCCGAGATGCTGGCGGTCGCCAAGGGCAAGGCCGTCCACGACACCCTGACCGAGGCCGACGTCGCCGCCACCGGACTGCCCGGCGGCGGCTACGACCTGGTGATCTCCTCGCTGATCGACGAGCACCTGGCCGACCTCGGCCCGCTCTACCGGGAGGCCTTCCGGCTGGCCCGCCCGGGCGGGCGCTGCGTCCTGGTCGGCCTGCACCCGTACTTCATCATGGCGGCCGGCATGCCGACCCACTTCACGAGCGCCGCCGGTGCCGACGTCGCCATCACCACCCACGTCCACCTGGTCTCCGACCACCTGAGCGCCGGCCTGGCGGCCGGCTGGCGGCTGGCCGAGATGGCCGAGGCGGTGGTCGACGACGCGTGGATCGCCCTGAAGCCCAAGTGGGAGAAGTACCGCAGCCACCCGGTCTCGGCCGCGTACGTCTGGGAGAAGTCCGGCTGAGCGGGGCCGGTCGGGGCCAACTCACTCAATCGTCAACCGATGGTTGACGACCGTCGGGTCGACAACCTACGGTTGACGCATGGAGAATCCCGTTGTTCCCAAGACCACACCGATGCGCCTCGACGACCTGATCGACGCGATCAAGAAGGTCCACTCCGACGCGCTGGACCAGCTCTCCGACGCGGTCATCGCCGCCGACGCCCTCGGCGAGCTGGCCGACCACCTCATCGGCCACTTCGTCGACCAGGCCCGCCGCTCCGGCGCGTCCTGGACCGACATCGGCCGCAGCATGGGCGTCAGCAAGCAGGCCGCCCAGAAGCGGTTCGTCCCCAAGGACCCGGGCGCGCCCTCGGACCTCGACCCGAGCCAGGGCTTCAGCCGCTTCACCCCCCGGGCCCGGCACGTCGTGATGGCCTCCCAGGAGGAGGCCCGGACGGCGGGCAACGCCGAGATCGGCACCGTGCACCTGCTGCTCGGCCTGCTGGTCGAGCCGGAGGGCCTGGCGGTCAAGGCGCTGGCCGCCCAGGGCGTCACCCCGGCAGCCGTCCGGGAGGCCTCCACCGCCGCCCTGCCGGCCGCCGTCGAGGAGGTGCCCGGGCTCATCCCCTACGACACCGAGGGCAAGAAGGTGCTGGAGCTGACGTTCCGGGAGGCGCTCAAGCTGGGCCACAACTACGTCGGCACGGAACACATCCTGCTGGCGCTGCTGGAGCAGGCCGACGGCACCGGACCGCTGGCCGACCTCGGTGTGGACAAGGCCGAGGTCGAGAACTTCACCTCGGAGGCCGTCACGGCCCTCATCGCGGCGACCACCGGCTCGCCGGAGTGACCCGCCCGTCGGGGGCTCCGGCCCGCCGGGGCCCCCGACCGCTCAGAAGCCGGAGATGGGCGTGGAGATGATCCGCACCCGCCCGTCGGCAGCCGCCTCCATCGCCGCCCGAAGGCGCAACGAACGGGCCGGACCGAGGAGTTCGAGCGCCTCCTGATCGGTCGCCCAGCGGTGGTCGTCCAGTTCACCGGCCGGGACGGTCACGGGGGTGCCGTCCGGGACGGTGCCGAAGTCGAACAGGAAGTGCTCGGCCGGGTGGTCGAGTTCGTCGGAGGGGTGGGTCCAGGAGATGACGAGCAGCTCGCCGGCCGGGCGGACCAGCCCGGTCTCCT of the Kitasatospora sp. NBC_01246 genome contains:
- a CDS encoding GNAT family N-acetyltransferase, giving the protein MRIVTLPETAVPDELKLQVAGLQEQAWPGPPAPSTAPVHDPALRPVSMLLLDGGRVVAALDVLSKRLEHAGRTYAACGLSAVVTDRVERGRGYGRRLVAAARALVEEGGADLGLFTCDRVLRHFYEGAGWELLPGAVLVGGTPELPFPSDREGFDKVTMAGFFTERARRHRADFPGSRIALHPGEIDRLW
- a CDS encoding tyrosine-protein phosphatase, producing the protein MSRTHALTTTEDRTLDWDGCLNVRDLGGLRTGDGTRTAHRAIVRADNLDRLTAEGWDTLLDHGIRTVVDLRNIEEYRPLLPLPEDVQLVRVPLDELAGPAWWERYGRLDGTPLALRPYLDHCPRAAAELVATVAGARPGGLVVHCGAGRDRTGLAALLLLALAGVEPSEIVADYLLSAANVRPLYGMLGLPDQYRRIDTVLAEAGTTAEAALHATLEGFDPAGYLLAAGVDPADLAAVRSRLLDSRPDHTI
- a CDS encoding VC0807 family protein, giving the protein MLPRSRSPRSRATVYAAPALRHAPAETGIETWRARIGEVLPVGEDVWWEVRQGPRRRVALDDSIAAVDHYGLPDLRRRAERDRTGTGETCLWTPPGLKQVNAVLPAASVARIQRAELVDEELVLTGAWTGADTVAWSGADTVARTGADAVARTVLQGVARGFLSVGDERFRTVRCVDTPGRPLWHIARPPAERAGQRRCHGARRDNCHADPATDDTALTQGRLGRLEARRGHRPAGRAPVRGEPTMSQTATTATATATATTAGTAAAKAPNPLAATLRPLALDVVTPLAGYYLLHSAFGMSQFAALAWSGAVPAVRTVVGLVRERKVNLWASMMLGVNVIGLALTTVTGDARLMLAKDGALSGSLALAILVSVFLGRPMMSPMLMPFLTKGDRARSAAWQRLADGRAARSRSFRRYERLFSGIWGTALLTECVARVVGAFTLPVSTMAWLSTAFLIGAIAAGSVLGHRAADPMEKLVRAEAAEPTGL
- a CDS encoding class I SAM-dependent DNA methyltransferase, yielding MVRFSDFDTRNYPTVDVRTGYAQWVETYERTVEDAMDLAVLERLATPDWAEVTRAADLGCGTGRTGAWLRGKAADGLVLDGVDLTPEMLAVAKGKAVHDTLTEADVAATGLPGGGYDLVISSLIDEHLADLGPLYREAFRLARPGGRCVLVGLHPYFIMAAGMPTHFTSAAGADVAITTHVHLVSDHLSAGLAAGWRLAEMAEAVVDDAWIALKPKWEKYRSHPVSAAYVWEKSG
- a CDS encoding NUDIX hydrolase; translated protein: MSAEPLKSREEWLASLPRIYAAAGGVLRDESGRILIVKAGYREHWQFPGGTIDRGEGPVACAERELTEETGLVRPAGELLVISWTHPSDELDHPAEHFLFDFGTVPDGTPVTVPAGELDDHRWATDQEALELLGPARSLRLRAAMEAAADGRVRIISTPISGF
- a CDS encoding protein kinase domain-containing protein; its protein translation is MIGRALNGRYELVEILGVGGMATVWRGVDHVLGRQVAVKVLNGGLADDPRFAERFSREAQHAAMLVHPRIVMVFDSGVDQGSPYIVMELVHGLSLATLLAQQPGLPVERAVGIAAAVCEALEVAHGAGLVHRDIKPGNIMITNDGGVKVVDFGIARAGSSSNLTQAAMVLGTAAYLSPEQATAAELDGRTDLYAVGCVLTEMLTGAPPFTAETPVAIAFKHVTEQPLPPSARRAGVPPALDAAVLRLLAKDPADRPGTGAAARAELLATIPGLAFSDPTSELLATGAAGQATQLLPPVPFRPAPAATSVMAPVPAMAPVPDGEGPVRESRRKPLLFGALGLVGVAGAAMLAITAFDDPATPTAAPPPKPTRSVSAAATPTPTTAAPTTPTALPTPSATPSAATTPPRGQAPAVQLNALRGAVAQTQMTKERDRQLDLLHTLDGAAARLNQGKEEDAAQELKNAQKTVRDIAKKHAIDGQTAQNWNSRLSTLITSLNASADHDQSD
- a CDS encoding GNAT family N-acetyltransferase; translated protein: MILRTATRQDLPAVIALLTDEDGVTDPATVQVDEAYARAFAAVDMDARNELLVLDEGDGTVLGCLQLTYIPGLGRRGEERALIEAVRVRADRRGGGLGRDLLTRAVERARGRGCTLVQLTSHKRRTEAHRFYASLGFARSHDGFKLSL
- a CDS encoding Clp protease N-terminal domain-containing protein, translated to MENPVVPKTTPMRLDDLIDAIKKVHSDALDQLSDAVIAADALGELADHLIGHFVDQARRSGASWTDIGRSMGVSKQAAQKRFVPKDPGAPSDLDPSQGFSRFTPRARHVVMASQEEARTAGNAEIGTVHLLLGLLVEPEGLAVKALAAQGVTPAAVREASTAALPAAVEEVPGLIPYDTEGKKVLELTFREALKLGHNYVGTEHILLALLEQADGTGPLADLGVDKAEVENFTSEAVTALIAATTGSPE
- a CDS encoding RNA polymerase sigma factor, translated to MGPPAVPPAGPGTAVDLSEAVRAAQDGDEEAFRLLFRSVQPGLLRYLRVLVGGRPEDAQDAEDIASEAWLQIARDLRTFSGDGDGFRGWAATIARNRALDHLRARRRRPVADLPFEYLAELAAGDDTAGAALAAVGTADALALISRLPRDQAEAVLLRVVMELDAESAARVLGKKSGSVRMAAHRGLKRLAKLLEQPLAAGVGIPAHRPATGPSGQPARPTAGPAGPAGAGGAGRGVGQSAEDGRKRVPPQGVTERRAATLKDMR